The following are encoded in a window of Flavobacterium sp. WC2421 genomic DNA:
- a CDS encoding SLBB domain-containing protein, with translation MKKIFIAIVLLLALFESSTVVAQDLLKSTDLSTIKVDYLSDSDISKIKVQLQSNNVSIQQAEPMALSKGMPASEFAKLKTRIEALTPLNKEEVKTEKLSKDENIRKQEKIVNTKVKDSLNSLVFGSELFDNPTLNFEPNLKLATPMNYILGPGDELQVSVYGVQEYNASIPVSVEGKVAIQYVGELSVSGLTIEAATQKIKGAMAKVYTTIGSGQSQVGISLGRIRTIRVTIIGSKQPGNYSISSLATVYNALFLGGGPGKNGSYRNIELLRDNKVYRTVDIYQFLVGGDQSDNVGLKDNDVIRIPAYNQRVTVEGQVKRPGIFEMKKGEHFSDLLTFASGFNEFAYTASVNVLQKTGKEFKVKDINASEFTTYSPSSGDVFRVTKILNRFENRIKIEGAVFRPDTYSFYEGMRISDLVLKADGLKDDAYSKRARIIRLQSDLTTEIVNVDLEQALKGNLEADITLKKEDVVTVYSILDFVDEYKITIDGEIKKPGVYDYYEGLTLNDLLVQAGGLTGSASKRVEVARMIVSEEIDNSNPNKAELFNIEITPENNEQAKNFALSPFDVVNIRRMAVYDKPEMVTISGAVNYAGKYVLANKKTKVYDIVERAGGLTTIANSDGVKIKRPIKAKQIEEVESINLNLGKKDSIQNKLEKKLKEDLKFAIIPVDWKSIVKNKNSNTNVTLFPGDEIEVATFNEGVKVTGNVLLTSEIPYDKGKGFGYYLNSVGGVDAKGWKKKAYIIYPNGKAAVTKSFFFVKSYPKVTPGSQIIVPEQPDVKKMSTGEWVSIGSVITSLALLIVTAFK, from the coding sequence ATGAAAAAAATATTTATTGCAATTGTATTGCTATTGGCTCTTTTTGAATCATCAACAGTAGTAGCACAAGATTTGTTGAAAAGCACTGATTTGAGCACAATCAAAGTGGATTATTTATCAGATAGTGATATCAGTAAAATAAAAGTTCAATTGCAATCAAATAACGTCTCTATTCAGCAAGCAGAGCCAATGGCTTTATCTAAGGGTATGCCTGCAAGTGAGTTTGCTAAATTAAAAACAAGAATTGAAGCATTAACCCCTTTAAATAAAGAGGAGGTTAAAACGGAGAAATTAAGTAAAGATGAAAATATCAGAAAGCAAGAAAAAATTGTAAATACTAAAGTTAAGGACAGCCTTAATTCACTTGTTTTTGGTTCAGAATTATTTGATAATCCTACGCTTAATTTTGAACCTAATTTAAAATTAGCGACCCCCATGAATTATATTTTGGGGCCTGGTGATGAATTGCAAGTAAGCGTATATGGAGTACAGGAATATAATGCTAGTATTCCCGTATCAGTAGAGGGGAAAGTTGCGATTCAATATGTAGGAGAACTATCAGTTTCAGGATTGACTATTGAAGCGGCTACCCAAAAAATTAAAGGCGCTATGGCCAAGGTCTATACTACTATTGGCTCAGGACAGTCTCAGGTAGGAATAAGTTTGGGTCGTATTAGAACCATTCGAGTAACTATAATTGGTAGTAAGCAGCCTGGGAATTATTCTATTTCCTCTTTAGCAACTGTTTATAATGCATTGTTTTTGGGAGGTGGACCTGGAAAGAACGGAAGCTATAGAAACATTGAATTATTGAGAGATAATAAAGTTTATAGAACAGTTGATATTTATCAGTTTTTAGTAGGTGGAGACCAATCGGATAATGTAGGTTTAAAAGATAATGATGTCATTCGGATTCCAGCTTATAATCAGCGAGTAACGGTAGAAGGGCAGGTAAAACGTCCTGGTATTTTTGAGATGAAAAAAGGAGAACATTTCTCCGACTTATTGACTTTTGCTTCTGGATTTAATGAGTTTGCCTATACAGCATCTGTTAATGTACTTCAAAAAACGGGAAAAGAATTTAAAGTAAAAGATATTAATGCTTCTGAATTTACTACTTACAGCCCTTCCTCTGGCGATGTTTTTAGAGTAACAAAAATTTTAAACCGATTTGAAAACCGTATTAAAATTGAAGGCGCCGTCTTTAGACCAGACACCTATTCTTTTTATGAAGGCATGCGAATTTCTGACTTGGTTCTAAAAGCCGATGGGCTTAAAGATGACGCCTATAGTAAAAGAGCTAGGATTATTCGATTGCAATCCGATTTAACTACTGAGATTGTAAATGTAGATTTAGAACAAGCTTTAAAAGGAAATTTAGAAGCAGACATCACTTTAAAAAAGGAAGATGTGGTAACAGTTTATTCTATCTTGGATTTTGTAGATGAATATAAAATAACTATCGATGGTGAAATAAAAAAACCAGGAGTTTATGATTATTATGAAGGATTGACCTTGAATGACTTATTGGTACAAGCTGGCGGATTGACCGGCTCCGCTTCAAAGCGAGTGGAAGTGGCAAGAATGATTGTCTCCGAGGAGATTGATAATTCGAATCCTAATAAAGCCGAATTGTTTAATATTGAAATTACACCTGAGAACAACGAGCAAGCCAAAAATTTTGCTTTGTCCCCTTTTGATGTAGTGAATATACGTAGAATGGCAGTGTATGATAAACCAGAAATGGTTACTATAAGTGGTGCTGTCAATTATGCTGGGAAATATGTATTGGCCAATAAAAAAACCAAAGTCTATGATATTGTTGAACGAGCAGGAGGTTTAACCACTATAGCTAATAGTGATGGTGTAAAAATAAAAAGACCCATAAAAGCGAAACAAATTGAAGAAGTGGAAAGTATCAATTTGAATTTGGGAAAGAAAGACAGTATTCAAAATAAATTAGAGAAAAAATTAAAAGAAGATTTGAAGTTTGCTATCATCCCTGTAGATTGGAAATCGATCGTTAAAAATAAAAACAGCAATACTAATGTTACGCTGTTTCCAGGTGATGAAATTGAGGTTGCCACTTTTAACGAAGGCGTGAAAGTGACTGGGAATGTATTGTTGACTTCGGAGATTCCTTATGACAAAGGTAAGGGTTTTGGTTATTATTTAAATTCTGTAGGAGGGGTGGATGCTAAAGGTTGGAAGAAAAAAGCGTATATTATTTATCCTAATGGAAAAGCAGCTGTTACGAAGTCTTTCTTTTTTGTGAAATCCTATCCTAAAGTAACTCCAGGTTCTCAAATCATTGTTCCTGAACAACCAGATGTCAAAAAGATGAGTACTGGAGAATGGGTGAGTATCGGTAGTGTTATTACGAGTCTTGCTTTATTAATTGTTACCGCTTTTAAATAA
- a CDS encoding Wzz/FepE/Etk N-terminal domain-containing protein, translated as MDNKKTASEEISLKELFEKAKEWFDYLLSQWRIIVVAGIIGATLGLTYSFIKKPIYTATLSFALEDENSGGGLGGALGLASSFGLDLGGSGGSIFTGTNLTELFKSRSMVEQTLLSPITVNGKIISLAEMYIQNNEWRDKWNDNSKFKDIHFLPDAKRNYFTRVHDSILGVIYTDLSKTALSVGQRDKKVAIINIDVASTSELFSKYFCEALAKNVSDFYIETKSKKSRDNMLILERQTDSIRRELNGAIAGVAVANDNTFGLNPAMNVRRVPSARRQVDVQANTAILTELVKQSELAKVTLRKETPLIQIIDKPILPLPKERFGKAKGIVFGGFLASILVVIFLLLKRVFKTLLIS; from the coding sequence ATGGATAATAAGAAAACAGCCAGCGAGGAAATTTCTTTGAAAGAATTATTTGAAAAAGCCAAAGAATGGTTTGATTATTTACTTTCACAATGGAGAATAATTGTAGTAGCTGGAATTATAGGAGCTACTTTGGGATTAACCTATTCTTTTATAAAAAAGCCGATTTATACTGCTACATTGTCTTTTGCATTGGAAGATGAAAATTCTGGGGGTGGGCTGGGTGGCGCCCTTGGTTTGGCAAGTTCTTTTGGACTTGATTTAGGTGGTAGCGGGGGAAGTATTTTTACTGGAACTAACTTGACTGAATTGTTTAAGTCAAGATCTATGGTGGAGCAGACATTATTAAGCCCAATTACTGTAAACGGGAAGATTATTTCTTTGGCTGAAATGTATATTCAGAATAACGAATGGAGAGATAAGTGGAATGATAATTCCAAATTTAAGGATATTCATTTTTTGCCGGATGCAAAAAGGAACTATTTTACTCGAGTGCACGATAGTATTTTAGGGGTAATTTATACTGATTTGTCCAAGACTGCTTTATCTGTTGGTCAAAGAGATAAAAAAGTGGCTATAATTAATATAGATGTCGCTTCTACAAGCGAACTGTTTTCTAAATATTTTTGTGAAGCCTTGGCTAAAAATGTTTCTGATTTTTATATAGAAACAAAAAGTAAGAAATCCCGTGATAATATGCTTATTTTAGAACGACAAACGGATTCCATTCGTCGTGAATTGAATGGTGCTATTGCTGGAGTTGCAGTTGCTAATGATAATACTTTTGGATTGAATCCAGCTATGAATGTACGTCGTGTTCCTTCTGCCCGAAGACAGGTAGATGTTCAAGCCAATACAGCGATTTTGACAGAGTTAGTAAAACAATCAGAATTAGCAAAAGTCACTTTGCGTAAAGAAACGCCTTTGATTCAGATTATAGATAAGCCTATTTTACCTTTGCCAAAAGAACGTTTTGGTAAAGCTAAAGGTATAGTTTTCGGAGGATTTTTGGCGAGTATTTTAGTTGTTATTTTTTTGCTATTGAAGAGGGTTTTTAAAACACTATTAATTAGTTAA
- a CDS encoding lipopolysaccharide biosynthesis protein, producing MQLKIGVLVNKFTSYFTHGHERTLLAKKNILFSLFLKGISIVISLIQIPLTISYINPKEYGIWLTLSSVVGLFNFFDIGLSNGLKNKLAEANANGYNKLSSIYISTTYAIIGLISVALLVVFFICNFFLNWNFILNVEKDIDINLNLVALIVFGSFCIQLVLQILNSVLTAFHALAKVALISCIGQVCTLVAILILKNTISSSFLYLVIILTVTPILIQFLASIYYYTSSYKSFVPKFKMVDFSFAKNLLKIGGLFFFIQLGSLLLFQTDNIVITQLFGPEEVTVFNLCYKLFSVIVMIFTIVMNPFWSAFTDAYVKGDIIWIKNIFRKLYKYWVLLIILCLLLFVLSPYIFKFWIGDKVHISLSLSFAMFVYTISICWMMIHNIFINGVGKLKLQFYLYIIATVINIPLCITLGRYFGLIGVTVSNIIVVLFMGSVLCFQAKLIVNGEAKGIWNK from the coding sequence ATGCAATTAAAAATTGGTGTTTTAGTTAATAAATTTACTAGTTATTTTACTCATGGGCATGAAAGAACTTTGCTTGCTAAAAAAAACATACTATTTTCTCTTTTTTTGAAAGGAATATCCATTGTGATCTCATTAATTCAAATACCATTGACTATTTCATATATAAATCCTAAGGAATATGGTATATGGCTTACTTTAAGTTCAGTAGTTGGATTATTTAATTTCTTTGATATAGGTTTAAGTAATGGTTTGAAAAATAAGTTGGCGGAGGCAAATGCCAATGGATATAATAAATTATCTAGCATTTATATAAGTACTACTTATGCAATAATTGGTCTTATATCTGTTGCATTATTGGTGGTTTTTTTTATATGCAATTTTTTTTTAAATTGGAATTTTATTTTGAATGTTGAAAAAGATATTGATATCAACTTAAATCTCGTAGCACTTATTGTTTTTGGGTCATTTTGTATTCAATTAGTTTTGCAAATATTAAATAGTGTATTAACCGCTTTTCATGCTCTTGCAAAGGTAGCGTTGATTTCTTGTATAGGCCAAGTGTGCACCTTAGTAGCTATTTTAATTTTAAAAAATACAATAAGCTCTTCATTTCTTTATTTAGTAATAATTCTTACAGTTACTCCAATACTGATTCAATTCTTAGCCTCAATTTATTATTATACTAGTTCTTATAAATCTTTTGTTCCAAAATTTAAAATGGTTGATTTTAGTTTTGCAAAAAATCTACTAAAAATTGGAGGGTTATTCTTTTTTATTCAGTTAGGGTCCCTTTTATTATTTCAAACGGATAATATTGTAATAACTCAATTGTTTGGTCCTGAAGAAGTAACGGTATTTAACCTTTGTTACAAATTATTTTCAGTTATTGTAATGATTTTTACTATTGTTATGAATCCATTTTGGTCTGCTTTTACGGATGCGTATGTTAAAGGTGATATTATTTGGATTAAAAATATATTTAGAAAACTTTATAAATATTGGGTGTTATTAATTATTCTATGTCTACTTCTTTTTGTTTTATCCCCTTATATTTTTAAATTTTGGATTGGTGATAAGGTCCATATTTCATTATCGTTATCATTTGCAATGTTTGTTTATACTATTTCAATTTGTTGGATGATGATTCATAATATTTTTATCAATGGAGTAGGAAAATTGAAACTGCAATTTTATTTGTACATAATTGCGACAGTAATCAATATTCCTTTGTGTATTACTTTAGGAAGGTATTTTGGACTTATTGGAGTAACAGTATCTAATATTATTGTTGTACTATTTATGGGAAGTGTTTTGTGTTTTCAAGCAAAATTGATAGTCAATGGTGAAGCAAAAGGTATTTGGAATAAGTAA
- a CDS encoding DapH/DapD/GlmU-related protein, which produces MIRFIYRMYERIYKKIFFHLSHHLTAFYFRNNGIIWKNFTSIGVPLLDIKKSSVVQFGVDLVLVNKDKFATLGKNNRCKFVVAENAQLIVGDKVAMSNATIVATKAITLGNNIMIGGGVTIVDSDFHSLNPEHWHSSKDEANMKSETVTIHDNVFIGMDSIILKGVTIGSNSVIAAGSVVSRDIPFNQIWGGNPAKFIRQNNLI; this is translated from the coding sequence ATGATAAGATTTATTTATAGAATGTATGAAAGAATATATAAAAAAATATTTTTTCATCTTTCACATCATTTGACTGCTTTTTATTTTAGAAATAATGGAATAATCTGGAAAAATTTCACTTCTATCGGTGTTCCTTTATTGGATATAAAAAAATCAAGTGTTGTTCAATTTGGTGTTGATTTAGTACTGGTAAATAAGGATAAATTTGCTACTCTAGGAAAAAACAATCGATGTAAGTTTGTAGTTGCTGAAAATGCACAATTGATAGTAGGTGATAAAGTGGCTATGAGCAATGCAACAATTGTTGCAACAAAAGCGATAACCCTAGGTAATAATATTATGATTGGTGGGGGAGTAACAATTGTAGATTCGGATTTTCATTCTTTAAATCCTGAACATTGGCACAGTAGTAAAGATGAAGCGAATATGAAGAGTGAGACTGTTACGATCCACGATAATGTTTTTATTGGAATGGATTCTATAATTTTAAAAGGAGTAACGATTGGCTCAAATTCAGTAATCGCTGCTGGATCTGTCGTTTCTAGAGATATTCCTTTTAACCAAATTTGGGGTGGTAATCCTGCAAAGTTTATTAGACAAAATAATTTGATTTAG
- a CDS encoding alpha-1,2-fucosyltransferase: MDVVVVFNGIGNQMSQYAFYLQKKKINSSTYLISSCHEHNGLEINSVFNISWNERFINKGLKILFRLLMTRRLKIITNPLKYLLKLGGVKVIEENFNYDFNPQYLKPSKGITFYIGGWHNEKYFVNIKNDVLKSFSFSKEIDALSLALAKEMSENESVAIHVRRGDYLNEENINIFGRVCTKSYFEKAINIMNDQIDLPHYYIFSNDIAWVKENLNLERVTYITHNSGKNSWRDIFLMANCKHNIIANSSFSWWGAWLNKNEINKVVSPAKFLNSDKTSDIYPNRWIKIYDN, translated from the coding sequence ATGGATGTAGTTGTTGTATTTAATGGGATTGGCAATCAAATGTCACAATATGCATTCTATTTGCAGAAGAAGAAAATTAATTCCTCGACTTATTTAATTTCTTCTTGTCATGAACATAATGGATTGGAAATTAATTCTGTTTTTAATATTTCTTGGAATGAACGTTTTATCAATAAGGGTTTAAAAATCTTGTTTAGGTTATTGATGACACGACGATTAAAAATCATTACTAATCCGCTTAAATACTTGCTAAAATTAGGTGGGGTTAAAGTAATCGAGGAAAATTTTAATTATGATTTTAATCCCCAATATCTTAAACCTTCCAAAGGGATCACTTTTTATATCGGTGGATGGCATAATGAGAAATATTTTGTAAATATTAAAAACGATGTATTGAAGAGTTTTAGTTTTAGTAAAGAAATTGATGCGCTAAGTTTAGCTTTGGCTAAAGAGATGTCAGAGAATGAGTCTGTAGCTATACATGTTCGTAGAGGAGACTATTTAAATGAGGAAAATATTAATATATTTGGTCGAGTATGTACTAAATCTTATTTTGAAAAAGCAATTAATATAATGAATGACCAAATTGATTTGCCTCATTATTATATTTTTTCTAATGATATAGCTTGGGTAAAGGAAAATTTAAATCTTGAACGAGTGACTTATATTACCCATAACAGTGGTAAAAATTCATGGAGAGATATTTTTTTAATGGCGAATTGTAAACATAATATTATAGCTAATAGTAGCTTTAGTTGGTGGGGAGCTTGGCTTAACAAAAATGAGATTAATAAAGTAGTTTCTCCAGCTAAATTTTTAAATAGCGATAAAACTAGTGATATTTATCCAAATCGGTGGATTAAAATTTATGATAATTAA